The nucleotide sequence AatgagagtcaattgaacccataatgagAAGACCCTTATGCTATGAATGTTATAAGAATCTCATATGTGTATGAAGTTGTGTTACACTCTTAAAGGATATTGACATGAGGAATTGAAATCCCAAGTTCGTGTGgttgaataagagtagagaacttaCGAGGTTAATACAATGGTGACttcaatctccctaatagtcgaacatatatgtgagggatagagatatgaaacatatgtccatgaagttgctaaattcaagacttgtgtcaaaatccGGGGCAGtcgccctaagtgggggaggaagggccatagtaaggccacttaaatacaatgaaacaagagtaagaccatgtagctaatgatgtttgaatattttgttgaagacatgcgtAGTCTAGAAAGGTGATAATGAATAACGTGAttatctgaaaggatatgctaatgatagaccactagtacccAAAAAAAatggaaggttaaggaaggtaaattcttcatacatggcAATGTGAATGATAGGGTCAACGATCCAAAGAAACTAAGAGTATGCATGTAAAGGaatttttatacttgttagagggtTAGGAACAATGGAACCTAAGGAAGTACTATAGGCCAAATATGGAaggttgcgagtttttagaatgggttaatcatagATCTGTGATTTAACCAAAGTACCAAGGCGTTAAGAAAGGCGAAATGAGTGGGAGAAATAAGTAtgatgctataataacccaagagggtatttgggcttgatggagagcctctaaagaatcttacaagcaaataagtgttaagtgatatgacgatgaacacactttcccacgaatatcctaGCAGGAGTTAAGAGGTGAGAGggttaaaaaaaacaaattaaggaaaaagaccacgtaacatgtggaagagtgcatggctattcactagctaggaataatgaggcgagaagaaataagaagaaaatatataaattgagatgtccatggttatcgcaaaatagtttgtatcagaatggtggactcgcctggagcacaagtgttaatagaaggtaTAAAGGACTAACCGCAATGTTACCGACTTGGGTAACACTGAATATCAACTAAAATATttagagggagttcatgtctacatattacaatggaaagtgagactactggtggtgaaatagtggtgtgataaactcaacaaaccagaCACAATGATACCATGAGTCCATGGGGTGCAGACAAGTGCGTGGCACAATAAGGCTATCTACTATGTATTATAGCAAAATGGAATGGGAATGAATGTCCCAATCACAAAGAAAAGATAGTACTAATGTATTGGCTAGACCGAAAGGGAGaataaaaaaggcaaaaaaacACAACCTACCCAAAGAACAAAGGAAAATGTTTGAAATATAGtgagagaggatgaacacttgtttcgaatcaaacatgtttaacatgatagctcttaAGACACAATACCAACAAACACTATTGGTAGCTACAATATTCGGAATAAGGTGAATTACTTATTGAGGATGGAATAATTCTTACACTTAGAAGGAGAACAAGAAGTTTTTGTTGAAGAatttaggaagatttcaagttATTGTTCGGGTCAGTGCTCTTTCTGAGTTGAATGTGCACTAAGGTTGTTGATAcgtgttttgggaagtgtttaaCAGTATGGAGGGATCATGAGAATGTTCACAAAGGAAGTTGAGTGgtttcttaaatcctataaggcaCACAAAGAGGAAAAAGGTTGACTAGGAAAGGTCTGAGCACAATGTTACATTACATTTGATGTAATGTCGTGCATGTTGATGATACTAAGGTGTGTGCGCGGGCCAGAAGATGTATTCCTttgaaatagagggttctataagaaaactcatccagtaatctctttgttgagaatttggaagagcaagttgcaagtactcacataagattgtaaccatatcaagaaaattattgaagaactcaaATCCTAGGAGGTCAGATGTAAGAGAAATATGACATAGATTGTCCACGTTGATGTATTTATGAActacaagagccttcaatatattctttttaaacaaaaggagttgaatctaaGACAGAGAGGATGGCTCGGGTTACACAAGGACTATGACATCGACATTCTCTATCACCTAGGAAAGGCTAATATCGTGGCAGATGCACTTAGTCGAAaatctatggggagtttggctcatttgggggCATATCAGAGGCCGTTAGCCAGGGAGGTTTACCAGTtggccagtttgggagttcgccttgcggactctagtgaaggaggggtaattataCAAAATAGGGCCGAATTACCGCTTGTAGCGGAGGCGAAGGAAAAGTaattcaacgatccattgttagcacaattgaaagaggggattcacaaacacaataccacaactttttcctttggcatgaatgatggtagTCTACGGTACCAAGACCGTATACGTGTTCCTGATATCGacggtcttcgggaaaggatcatggcagaagctcacacaTCCAGGTATTCTGTGTACCtcggttctacaaaaatgtatcatgatctcaagaaaatttattggtggaacaacatgaagagggatgtagcagattttgtagcaaaatgtccaaattgtcaacaagtgaaggccgaacatcaaaggcccggtggattgACTCAAAGCATAGAagtgtggaaatgggagatgatcaatatggattttgtagtagggCTGCCACGCACTCCATGcaggttcgactcaatttgggtgatcgttgaccgactcacaaaatcaacgcacttcttgccagttaaatctaccaacacagcggaacagtatgctcagtggtatatcaaagaaatagtcaggttgcatggcactctagtctcaatcatttcagatcgaggggctcagttcgcagccaacttttggaagaaatttcaacaAGGTTTGGGTACGTAGGTAAACCTTAGCatagcttttcatccacaaaccgatgggcaagcagagcggactattcagacgcttgaagacatgttgcgtgcctgtactattgatttcaagggtagttgggatgaccatatgccactcatagaatttgcttacaacaacagcttctatgctagtatccaaatggcaccattcgaggcactgtatggtaggagatgcaggtttcccattgggtggttcgaggttggagaagcagaattgatagggccggacctcgtgcatcaggccatggagaaagtcaagattattaaggagaggttgaaactgcttagagtcgccaaaagtcttattcgaacattcgtcgcagagatttggagttcaaagaagatgattgggtatttttgaaagcTTCCCCCATTAAGGGCAttatgcgatttgggaagaaagggaaattaagtccgaggtatgtcggaccgtacagaatcattcagaggattggtcaggtggcatacaagctcgagctacctcccgagatgtcgttggtacatccggtcttccatgtatctatgttgaagaaggtagtgggagatccgttcACTATTGTGtcagttgaaactattgaggttaatgaagaactatcttatgaagaaattccagttgccattcttgataggcaagtccggaaattgagaaataaggaaattacctccgtaaaagtgttatggcgaaaccagcaggttgaggaagccacttgggaagccgaggaagaaatgagaaagaagtacccacatttgtttgaatagtcatgtaatagcttttataCATTTAgttcctatgaactcttatcttttgatttgatccatgttaaactattccattttgaTTATATGTGTAGCCTATGCAGCCATGGTTGGTGTTATACAAGTTAGGTTATGTCTATGAAACATGTATATCCTGTTAGGATATGTATCTGAGCCCTCTGGTAGGTGGATAggtctagttacaaaggaaactctggcgaaattttcagaaatttaaggAGTTCACCAAATTCAGGGCTATTGATATATTTCATGATGTGAACAAGCTGAAGTTACATAAGGATGGATAGTGAATGAATCTTGatcctcattcaaggacgaatgatcctaagcaggggagaatgtaaagccacagaaaattttgctaagtaatctaAGATTTCATGGTGCCAagataggctaattattttatcttgagtGCAAGTGAgggttcatgatataatggatatcaattagagatgttaataagtgtataagtcatattataagtgatttggggtctaaggagaggcctaagtctaagccaagttggaaaatatttcataataggctaaagtTGTAAGTGAAtgtgcacaagacctcacttggGACAAGAATATCTCTAGTTATATAAAGTGTTAATTGATGCACagcctatcaaattaaagctattttagtctagtttccaactcattaaaccgttcgtcatttggaggtgtatacagaaagttatgtcCATTTTACCGGAAATGTGTCAGACGCATGACCGCGGCGCGGCCGCAGCAAACCGCGGGAAAACTGGGTGTTTCTGTCTCCGAGCACGGAAAACCGCGCCAAACCGCGGCCGCATGCCCAACATCCCTATAAATACCCCAAAACCGGGTATGGAGCATCCCTAAGTAATTTTTTTGAGCTAGGGCTTGTTTtatcaaggggaatccgtcccatacttccctcctatgatccaaggtaatgtttttggagtaatttgagttgattactactcctaaacacttatattaacaaggattaatcttgaaaatccatagattcccattcaaatccctaaattgatcaagaactctacaagtggggattctcaaaattcttactacaagaggtatgtctatcatctctaactactctatggtgattatttatgtatgatatatacattagaactcatgggatggtgagATTGGAAGACATAGGTGCCTAACCCAGGTTGTGCTGGTGTTGTAGAGATTATGAGATGGGTTATTGGGGTAttattcttgggtgtaatagcattatgtatacatgcatgtacgaattacgtttgtgggaagattgttgaatatAAATacgtaaagattgggttggggaatgaaggaaaccttgtatatgagatttgaaatcaagatgctcaactagtatttgataaaatgctcaaatgagctgaaaccatgagtatcttcctaaattgtgttcaattttgttatgtctgaagtagattgggattgctagaatttccagaACATCGTAGTAATTaaacgaggtatgtatggctaaaacccccttttatttgaaattgagctccgttgacatttacgaaagtgtggtaagatttgaattggttaatgtattgattgttattgcgcattaattgatttgcaattaactacacatatacgtgaaggatgtgcctcaatgtgagtaatgtaccattcttgataattatagaAGTATGAAGAATACAATTATGTGTTGAAATACTTAGGCTATAAGCTAAGATAGAAACTGAGAATTATTCATGCTAGCTATGTGCCCACTTAACTATACTGCAACTTGAATTActtttgtatatgcctatgatcacaacCTGCATGATGAATACTAAAAATGGAAAACGATGTGATAATGGTGGCCCTGAGTGCCAaggaattgatatgatatatatataaaataaagattcagatgtgatgactaatgagaaaggaacaacgcctagatacagcggcctagccgatcgggtcgtgatcggacaccatgccgcacacttGGTGGTAATATGCTGATATTGAATTTCGGATAAAGGAAATGAAATAGTGATTGAGATATATGCCtccaatgaggcaacctagccggttgggtcgtgatcggactccgctcaagatagcggtggtattaagaacagtgatgaagatatgatagaaatgccccaaactaagttttagaaattatatgaaggattaaatgaattgcatatttgatttactcatgtgatttatttgtacttgcttgatagttctttctagtaaaatggtgtttagttatacatagtagtgctattcgatggcactaacgtcccttttgctgggggcgctatatttttttatgaatgtaggtggctccattacGGATAGTGCCGATCATGCATAGCAgagtaccttcttctcaaagtcttggtgagcccctttttccttcaaggggttatattgtacatcttcctattttggactttcacttttgaggtatagctggggccttgttgccggcattgttatcatatcttttgtatccttagaggctccgtagatgtttgtgtgggttatgtatgggtattggataggtcaatggactatgttgtaaccttgtactcttgctttcttctacactataacttgtatggaaccttggaagtttaaccatgttttaaatgttgtgatataaaatgaactaagatgttgaatgtactatcttttctagtttaaataaaggtaagcatggcttccttattcctatcgagttgggtagatagcggttgacaaggcttgctcagttgggttcactcgattgagcgccggtcgtgccttccgaagttggggcgtgacattgTATCTACAACAGAGTTGATAACTCTGGCTATATGTTGATCTCCATGAATTTGACagattccccatggtgatggaaatttagtaacttgatgcaaggttgaaggaacaacatccatttcgtggatccatggtctcccaagaatcatgttgtaagccatctcTATATCTACCACCTGGACCTTTGTATCTTTGATGACTCCTTCAGTGAATATGGTGAGTGTTAACTCTCCTTTCGTGAGGATActagaattatcaaatccagatagagtatgcgcctttggtatcattttatcttcagcttgcatctaacgtaatactcttagcaaaataatgttcatggaactacctagatcaatcaaaacccgtttcacattagtatcatgtacaattaaagatattaccagtgtgtCGTTATGAGGGGTTAATACGCCATCTACATCTGCGTCATTGAATGTAATGTTGTCTTCCTCTAAAACATGCTGCACtcgtttcccttgggtaattgttactttggaaattttgttagctgcagtatatgatataccattgatgtcttcacccccacttataacgttgacagttcttttgggagaaggtggttttggatGCTCCTGCttgttcttcatgtaagcttgcttgcctttctcactgaacaactcagtaagatatccttgttttaataaatgatcgacttcactttgtaaaaatctacAATCTGGTGTTTTATGTCCgtggtcattatgaaactcgcaccaatggtcagggttTCTCCTATTTAgattcgatctcatttcctttggccatcgaaccttatctcccatgcttctcaaaacagctacgagctcggaggtgctgacgttgaagttgtaaccaCCGAATCTCGgttttaaatttctatcatcatctcgtgactcatagttgtttcgctcgttcctgaatcttgatgaagaacctgattctctatttCTTGATCTGTGATAGTACCTCTAATTATCCTGCTTTGATCGTGAGTCCTTTCCCGCAGGTCCCATGTAAGGCTCATACCCGTTTTTACCAGATCCTTTTTCAGTCTTCGCACGTCTCAAACTtaccttttcttccttttgaactCGTGGAACAGTATCTTCCTCATTCCTCAGCTTTgtgctatacctgttataaacatcattccacgttgtagctgAGAATTATCGAAGGATTTCCTTGAGTCTCCTTGTGGCTtccgagcttttttcattcaaattacttgtgaaagctatagctgTCCAGTTGTCAGGTACACAtggcaatgtcattctttcacgttgaaatctgtccacgaattctctaagcagtTCTGAGTCCCCtttcttgattttgaaaatatcctccattcttttctctactttttgagctcccgagtgtgctttgatgaaagaatctgcaagctcagcaaaagaatttatacaattttcaggtaaaagagaataccatgttggCGCTTCTTTGGTAAgcgtttcaccaaattttttgactaatactgattcaatctcctgcttagtcaaacgttgccttttacgcccgttgtgaatgcagtcacgtgatctcgtgggtctgttgttccattatattttggaatatcaggcattttgaacttttttggaattgggagtggagcagcacttggcttccagggttgttgcgaatatctatccatatctacccctttgattatgggtggcaccccgggtatctgctctatgcgcTCACTTttctccttgagctgtttctgcaaggttagtactaaattttgtaaatcagaattaattacatTACCTAGTTCTCTCTCCTGTGATTCACTGGAAGTTCCACCGCTGCCTGAGTTAACAAGCCCGAAACGAGGGTTTTCCAAagtgttattatttggagtaGGTGTGGGTGTTGCAACAGGTAACTGGTTAACAAGTGCCTCAACAGCTTTGTTGACATGAGCAACAATTAATTTTTGCAAAGCTTCATTAACAGCTtcagcattttcaaattgagcatacttgtttatttgagaCCCATCAGGAGTACCCTCACGAGATTGCCGTGGAGAGTCTCGTGGAGTAGGAACTTGAGTGTTAATATTCTATGGATTTCCCTGATtttgttggttctcttggtttcctTGAGTCTTGTCATTGTTGTTCGACATAATTGATGCAACAAGAAAAgttaagtgaaaagaaaataaattatcagttttccggtaacggaaccaatttgtttaaccaaaaaatgaaattttagtcaaagctagaatttagaagaacacgggttactgataatcaaaagaatgtataaaaggaagtaatttaggtagcaagagagaaatcaagagaaaaacaagtaaaccaaagtttTTCCAATAGTGTTTTTTGTGTCCCTACAATTGATCagatatctcccttttatagatatcttggagatatacgttttgcccaaatcataatgaggttattatgagtaattaaagacattgaatgctatgttaaataatcattacattcaatacaaattctctaacgtattccacATTTAATGCTTATTAAATGTCATATCTGTactcttttctattgtcagattcattccttttgattctcggACATAAATAACTTAGATAGGTACGGGCGCTGAGTTATTTGAATAACTGTCCGTGCCTCTTCCTCTTCcatttgctcgtatctgttgcaactcgtacctcttggctagttgtaattctttgactatttgaccaaTCTACATGTCTCGACACATCACCTTTATATTCaaatacaatttttcccaatacaagtTACTTACAAAAACATTAGCAATATTTCTTTCAAATGTATGTATCTTGTTTCACAGGTATGATCCTTCTTGTATGGTATATCTTGGTATCTAATATGTGAGCTTCAATGCATGCTACGCGTTCATAGAGAAGCACAAGTTATCAGACTCTATTGAAGAAGAGGCAACAAATACTGTTGACAAAACTCTTGCTTTACGTTTCCTTGGATATGGATAGATGGCAGCAAGCTCCCGAACATGGTTTAATACATGCTGAGGAATTGAGGACCAACCATGCTTCTCCCTTGCCGCGACCTGCAAATGTTGTAGTTTTTAAATAATGCTAAGCAATTGAGAAAGAGCTGATCTTTAAACAGGAAATTCAGAATAGCAAACGACTTAAATATACCAAGCCACAACTAGATTTTTTCCATAAATCCTCTTCTATTTATTAAAGGGATCGGAGCAATAGCTCCAAGCATAATACCATGACACACTCGTAAGGAAAAGAATATGGCTTTGCAACATGATATTCATATTAATTATGTGCAAAGAATCATAAAAGTGAATGTTTTAATTAAAATTGAAGTGAAAGCGGACATGTTAGAGGGTTTCAATTGATAGGAGGAATACCATACCCCTCTCTAGCTCTTCAACCGTTGGCGAGTAGCCCTCAAAAGATTCCGCCATTTGTCCTGATAGAAGAAAGGGACTGTTATAGAATGAATCTAGACATTTACTATAGGATGAATCTAGACACTTATTATTGAATGAATGTAGACTCTTTCTTAGTAGTGTCCATAAATAGCAGATTTATAAGaatctcttttatttctttccttagttaGCATCTGATGTACATGTATTTATATTGCTCACCTCTTGGAATGACAACACAAGTTATTCTTTCTATTCCGTTCACAAAGACTAAAGTCATACCAAAAATATATGGAAAGAAGAAAATTACTACAGTATATGATAGTACTAACAGTTACATACCTTCAGATCAAGTGGGCTATGATGTGCAGATGATTGGAAATACAACCTCTTTATGTCAGTCCATCTGCCTACACCATACTGAGATACACCCTCCACCAACTTTAGGACCTCAGGTGTCGACCAATAGTTATGTTTTCTGTTTTGGTTAGCGCCTCGTGTCTCAATCCCTGTAGTCCAATCATCTTCAGATGTAGTATTATCATTCGACTGGTCAGAAAGACAGCCAGAAGAATCAACTTGTGCCTCAGATAAGCATTTGAAGGAATTCCATTGGATATGTTCTCTCCTTTTCACATGTTGAACCCTTGGCTTTTTTCGGAAATTGAATACACTTGCAAAGGCAGTAGACGCTTTAAGGAGCTCTTCACGACTTGCTGGTGAAAGGACTTTAGACCCTTCATTTTCACTCAAAACTAGAGAGCATTTCATGTCCTGGTTTTGCAAACCAAATGTTATGTGGTGATTCAGCCATTGCTTATTCGTGACAGAAGTTTGATGTCCAAACATCTTACTGAACACCTCGAGTAGTCTATCAGTTGACATGTCATCAAATCCCAGACAATTGTGATTGTCTAATCGTAGAGCATCATAATCAGATGAGTTACTTGGATCAGAAAACTTTAACACATCAATGCCACAAATTTTTCCATTTGAATCAGCAAGCTGGTTTTCCAACTTTAGATTTTCAATATAGGATATATTGACATCACTAAGGGTGGGAGTTTCTTCCTCAATTTTAATATCCGATAAATAGATAAAAGCAGGACTAAAAGTAACTTAGCAACTAAAAGATATTTAATTAGGTTAGAAACAAAGTAGGAAAAGGAAGAGTAGACAAGCATGATATGGGAAATGCAAGGAACTGCTTACCCAAAAGGTAATCTTCACATGAAATGGAGCAATAATTTTCGTCATATCCGTTTGAAAATCCATCAATAAGCTGCAAAATCAGGTATGTGCAAATAATCAATGACAACGGAAGCTATTGAACAACATAAAAAGAGAAACAAATCAGACTTAAAGGGGAAGATTAAACTCAATGACTTCAAACTAATCAGAAAAAAAACGAACAAATTAATAAATGTAAGAGCTCTAGAATATAACAATTTTGCCTTGCTCACAAAGACACATACCTTCTTCCTAGTTTCATCCTCGTGGATAAGAGTTATGGGAATTGAATCTAGGTGAAATATCGGAGACCAAAATATATTAGTTAttggaaaaaaataagaaagataaataGAAATCAACAGTCAATGAACCACTCAAAGTAGCCATTTAATCTCATCTCTGATTCACATAGCTCAAGCACATAAGACTAATTACCACGATCAACAGACTCCAGAGCTGAAAAATCCTTAAATTAGCTCTCTGGAACACTGAATGTACATGTCTTAAGATCTAGAAGAGTATCAGCCATATCATCATACTTAGGTTCTGCTAATAAATGCTCCACTCCTATGGCTTCCTACTTTGATACAAAATAATCAGAGGCAGCGCCTATGACCTACAAAATCATACAAATTTAAACAACATAAAGTAAAAA is from Nicotiana tabacum cultivar K326 chromosome 18, ASM71507v2, whole genome shotgun sequence and encodes:
- the LOC107805264 gene encoding uncharacterized protein LOC107805264 yields the protein MSTDRLLEVFSKMFGHQTSVTNKQWLNHHITFGLQNQDMKCSLVLSENEGSKVLSPASREELLKASTAFASVFNFRKKPRVQHVKRREHIQWNSFKCLSEAQVDSSGCLSDQSNDNTTSEDDWTTGIETRGANQNRKHNYWSTPEVLKLVEGVSQYGVGRWTDIKRLYFQSSAHHSPLDLKDKWRNLLRATRQRLKS